A section of the Oncorhynchus tshawytscha isolate Ot180627B linkage group LG09, Otsh_v2.0, whole genome shotgun sequence genome encodes:
- the nr5a5 gene encoding nuclear receptor subfamily 5, group A, member 5: MYVPQGHLHAGQAQPLDMLSSEGSSTSQELKTEPGTRPDQAEVCPVCGDKVSGYHYGLLTCESCKGFFKRSVQNNKRYTCAERQSCPMNPSQRKRCPYCRFQKCLAVGMKREAVRADRMRGGRNKFGPLYRRDRQMKQQRGVYRHQQHNTTPYRIKLESAQTHQPSVSNNIHLMSSHTSAPLPSDNFHQSQAYPSNLGHSELHPMLLDCTLNRDRRALAPPPSLAYPEVYHRSSHGGGSGYHREKSEMMPYSYGPAPPTPPTPKGLLTTPTTTPSSTPTPTLTSMLTAPIPSFLAQLLEGEPDERQLCAKVLASLQREQASRGKHDRLNTFSIMCKMADQTLFGLVEWARNSALFKELKVEDQMVLLQSCWSELLVLDHLCRQVAYSREGCIYLVTGQQIEVSNILTQAGVTLTSLVSRTQDLVVKLKALHLDTQEFVCLKYLVLFNPDVKSVQDRGQVERTQERVNHTLMDHTLYTHPGHTDKFGQLLLRLPEVRSISLQVEEYLYQRHLQGDLPCNSLLTEMLHAKHS; the protein is encoded by the exons ATGTACGTACCCCAAGGCCACCTCCATGCGGGCCAGGCCCAGCCTCTGGATATGTTGTCTTCGGAGGGATCGTCGACAT CTCAGGAGCTGAAGACCGAGCCAGGGACCAGGCCAGATCAGGCGGAGGTCTGTCCAGTCTGTGGAGACAAAGTGTCTGGCTACCACTATGGACTGCTCACCTGCGAGAGCTGCAAG GGTTTCTTCAAGCGTTCGGTGCAGAACAACAAGCGTTACACCtgtgcagagagacagagctgtcCCATGAACCCCTCCCAGAGGAAACGCTGCCCCTACTGCCGTTTCCAGAAGTGCCTGGCCGTGGGCATGAAGAGAGAGG CGGTAAGGGCAGACCGAATGAGAGGTGGCCGGAACAAGTTTGGTCCTCTGTATCGACGAGACAGGCAGATGAAACAGCAGAGAGGGGTCTACCGCCACCAGCAGCACAACACCACCCCCTACAGGATCAAACTGGAAAGTGCACAAACGCATCAGCCTTCCGTTTCAAACAACATTCACCTGATGTCCAGTCACACATCGGCACCCCTTCCCTCTGACAATTTCCACCAATCGCAGGCCTACCCCTCTAATCTGGGCCATTCAGAGCTCCACCCCATGCTTCTGGACTGCACCTTGAACCGGGACAGGAGGGCTCTAGCTCCTCCCCCATCCCTGGCTTACCCTGAAGTGTACCACCGTTCCTCCCATGGAGGGGGATCAGGATACCACCGGGAGAAAAGTGAGATGATGCCTTACAGCTACGGCCCGGCACCTCCAACCCCGCCCACACCTAAAGGGTTACTCACCACGCCCACAACCACCCCGAGCTCCACCCCAACCCCGACCTTAACCTCCATGTTGACTGCTCCCATACCTAGCTTCCTGGCCCAGCTTCTGGAGGGTGAGCCGGATGAGCGCCAGCTGTGTGCCAAGGTGCTGGCCAGCCTGCAGAGAGAGCAAGCAAGCCGTGGGAAACACGACCGCCTCAACACCTTCAGTATCATGTGTAAAATGGCCGACCAGACTCTGTTTGGGCTTGTGGAATGGGCCAGGAACAGTGCTCTCTTCAAGGAGCTTAAg GTGGAGGACCAGATGGTGCTGCTGCAGAGCTGTTGGAGTGAGCTGCTGGTGCTGGATCACCTGTGTCGACAGGTGGCCTACAGCAGAGAAGGCTGCATCTATCTGGTCACAGGACAACAG ATTGAGGTGTCGAACATCCTGACCCAGGCAGGGGTCACTCTGACCAGTCTGGTGTCAAGGACTCAGGACCTGGTGGTTAAACTCAAGGCCCTTCACCTGGACACACAGGAGTTTGTTTGCCTCAAATACCTGGTCCTCTTCAACCCTG ATGTGAAGTCGGTGCAGGACCGCGGGCAGGTGGAGCGGACCCAGGAAAGGGTGAACCACACCCTGATGGACCACACCCTCTACACCCACCCGGGTCACACCGACAAGTTTGGCCAACTGCTGCTACGGCTTCCTGAGGTTCGCAGCATCAGCCTGCAGGTGGAGGAGTATCTGTACCAGCGCCACCTACAGGGTGATCTGCCTTGCAACTCATTGCTCACAGAGATGCTGCACGCTAAACACAGCTGA